The sequence ACAGCTTCCACGCCGAGCGGCTCGTCACCGCCGTCAACACCGTGGCGGTGATGGACGGGCTCCTGCGCGACGCCATCCGCTACGGCCGCGAGCGCAAGGCCTTCGGCGAGCGACTGGTGGACTTCCAGGTGTGGCGCCACACGTTCGTGGACCACCTCACGCTGGTGGAGGCGGCGCGCAGGCTCACCTACCACGCGGTGGACCTCTACGAGCGCAAGCGGCGCCAGAAGGTGAAGCCGGTGAAGGAGATTTCCATGGCCAAGCTCCTCACCACCGAGCTGGCGCAGCGCGTGGCCTATGACTGCCAGCAGTTCTACGGCGGCCTCGGCTATGTGGAAGACACACATGTGGCTCGGGCATGGCGCGACGTGCGCATGCTCACCATTGGCGGTGGTACTTCTGAAGTGATGAAGGAAATCATTGCCAGCATGGTCGCGCTGTGACGCGGAGTCCCTGCCGCGTCGCGCCACGTGTCATGAGCCGTTGAAACACATCACCCGCGCTCTTCACGGCTGGGCGGGTTTTCGTGGATGATATGGATGACGGCCGAATCCTGTTTCGCGGGACTGTCTCGCGAGTCAGGCTCCGCGCATCGGCTCGCGCTCCGGCGCGAGAAGGGAAGCCAACCATGTCCGCCGCCGAATCCGCGTGCCCAGTCAGCTCGTACAACGAGTGGGACCCCCTGGAGGAAGTCATCGTGGGCATCGTGGACGGCGCCACCGTCCCGCCTTCGCACATCGCGCTGAAGGCGACGCTGCCGGAGGACCAGCACGACTTCTTCCGGAAGCACGCGGGCAAGCCCTTCCCGGCGGAGCAGATTGCGGCGGGGAAGCGTGACTTGGAGGAGTTCGTCCACATCCTGGAGGCGGAAGGCGTGAAGGTGCGGCGCCCGGAGCCGGTGGACCAGCTCAAGGCCTTCGGCGCGCCGGGCTGGACGAGCACGGGCCTGTACGCGGCCATGCCGCGCGACTTGTTGCTGGTGGTGGGCAACGACATCATCGAGTGCCCCATGGCGTGGCGCTCGCGCTACTACGAGACGTCCTCGTACCGGCCGCTGCTCAAGGAGTACTTCCACGGCGGCGCGCGCTGGAGCGCGGGCCCCAAGCCGGAGCTGAAGGACGAGCTGTACGACTATGACTGGACGGAGGCGCACGACGGCGGCCCGTTCCGCTCCGTCATCAGCGAGTTCGAGCCCACCTTCGACGCGGCGGACTTCATCCGCTGCGGCCGGGACATCTTCGCGCAGCGCAGCAACGTCACGAACAGCTTCGGGATTGAATGGCTGCGCAGGCACATCGGCCCCGAGTACCGCATCCACGTCTTCGAGTTCGATGACCCGCACCCCATGCACATCGACGCGACGCTGGTGCCGCTGGCGCCGGGCAAGCTGCTCATCAACCCGGAGCGGGTGACGAAGGTGCCGGAGCTGTTCAAGGGCTGGGACGTGTTCCGCGCGCCCAAGCCCATCATGCCGCCCGAGCACACGCTCTACATGACGAGCAAGTGGATCAACATGAACGTCATCATGCTCGACGAGCAGCGCGTGGTGGTGGAGCGCTCGGACGAGCCGATGATTGCCTCGTTCAAGAAGTGGGGCTTCAAGCCCATCCTCTGCAACTTCCGGAACTTCAACTCGTTCGGTGGCTCGTTCCACTGTGCCACGCTGGATGTCCGCCGCCGGGGCACGCTCCAGTCCTACTTCTAGTCCCGCGCCGGATTCACGAGATGAAAGTCTGGAAGAACTCCCCGCTGGACGCGGTCATGCTCGGCTTGAGCCTCGTGCAGACGGCGGTGATGGTGTGGCTGGCCGCGAGCTGGGAGCACGCCTCCATCCTTCAGCGGGTGGGGGGCTTTGGGCTCCTGGTCTTCATGATGACGTACAACATCATCATCATCTCCCACCTCTTCACGCACACGCCGTGGTTCGAGTCGCGCTGGCTCAACGGGCTGGTGTCGATGCTCAACTCGCTGAACATCGGCCAGTCGGTGCAGGCGTACCAGCTCACGCACGTGCGCAACCACCACCGGTACAACAACGACCGGAAGGCCGCGGACGGGCACACGAGGGACAAGTCCTCCACCTTCGAGGACGGGCAGGGTGGTGAGCACGACAGCGTGTGGCACTACGCCTTCGGTGGGGCGCTGCACACGGTGCTGGGCACGGCGCGCAACACCGTGGCGGTGTGGCGGCTGTGGGGCGTGGGGCCGCAGGAGTCGGCGCTGCACGAGCTGGCGACGAAGGACCCGGTGCGCCGGGCGCGCGAGCTGAGGCAGGTGCGGCTGGACCGGGTGGCCCACGTCGTGGGGCTGGGTGTGTTCCTGGCGCTGTCGTGGCAGTGGACGCTGGTGTGCTACGTGCCGGCCTTCTACCTGGCGCTCGCGTTCGTCAACGTGCAGAACTACTACGAGCACTACGGCGCGGTGCCGGAGAGCCGGTACACGGACTCGGTGAGCCACTACGGGCGGCTGTACAACCTGCTCACGTTCAACGACGGCTACCACCAGGAGCACCACCTGCGTCCGCAGACGCACTGGAGTCGCATGCCGGTGGTGCGCCGCGAGCATGGCTCGGCGCTGGACTCGGTGGACCGCGTCGTGTCGCCGGTGCCAGCGATTGTCGGCTTCCTGTACCGGAGCCGGCCCTTGC comes from Pyxidicoccus parkwaysis and encodes:
- a CDS encoding fatty acid desaturase family protein — encoded protein: MKVWKNSPLDAVMLGLSLVQTAVMVWLAASWEHASILQRVGGFGLLVFMMTYNIIIISHLFTHTPWFESRWLNGLVSMLNSLNIGQSVQAYQLTHVRNHHRYNNDRKAADGHTRDKSSTFEDGQGGEHDSVWHYAFGGALHTVLGTARNTVAVWRLWGVGPQESALHELATKDPVRRARELRQVRLDRVAHVVGLGVFLALSWQWTLVCYVPAFYLALAFVNVQNYYEHYGAVPESRYTDSVSHYGRLYNLLTFNDGYHQEHHLRPQTHWSRMPVVRREHGSALDSVDRVVSPVPAIVGFLYRSRPLLYRKATADAPPPPPEESSERNLLVG